A single region of the Geobacillus subterraneus genome encodes:
- the ytzI gene encoding YtzI protein: MYWTLVICLIIVAVVLLLAVVTTSKAYGYKHTVDPLPEERGDKQQTGPKQPQ, encoded by the coding sequence ATGTATTGGACGTTAGTGATTTGTCTTATCATTGTAGCGGTCGTTCTTTTGTTGGCAGTCGTCACCACTTCGAAAGCGTACGGGTACAAACATACAGTAGATCCGCTTCCCGAGGAACGGGGCGACAAACAACAAACCGGCCCAAAACAGCCGCAGTAG
- a CDS encoding alpha/beta hydrolase family protein: MDGDIIDQYRFPSPHPGIEVFVVTYMSQGLKVKGFFAAPKGNGVYDGFLYLRGGIKNVGQVRVPRLIEFASRGFAVFAPLYRGNGGGEGNEDFAGDDRYDAFAGFELLRRHPLVHPGRVHLFGFSRGGAMALHAAMLAERVCSVAVWGGVTDVALTYWERPDLRRMMKRVIGGTPNKCPERYRHRTPLYHLERLKAPVLIIHGGRDENVSIEHAWRLERRLKQLGKPVTAWYFPTFTHYFPPPANRKTVQRLTQWMKQQPTV, from the coding sequence ATGGACGGGGACATCATCGACCAATACCGGTTTCCGTCGCCGCACCCGGGCATCGAGGTGTTCGTTGTCACCTATATGTCCCAAGGGCTGAAGGTGAAAGGGTTTTTCGCGGCGCCGAAAGGAAACGGCGTGTACGACGGGTTTTTATATTTGCGTGGCGGGATCAAAAACGTCGGGCAGGTGCGAGTGCCGCGCCTCATCGAGTTCGCGTCGCGCGGATTTGCCGTCTTCGCCCCGCTTTACCGCGGCAACGGAGGCGGGGAAGGGAACGAAGATTTCGCCGGCGACGATCGCTATGACGCATTTGCCGGGTTTGAGCTTCTTCGCCGCCACCCGCTCGTCCACCCGGGGCGCGTCCATCTGTTCGGCTTCTCGCGCGGCGGGGCGATGGCGCTTCATGCCGCCATGCTCGCTGAACGGGTTTGTTCCGTCGCGGTTTGGGGCGGCGTGACGGATGTAGCGCTAACATACTGGGAACGTCCGGATTTGCGGCGGATGATGAAGCGCGTCATCGGCGGGACGCCGAACAAATGCCCAGAGCGCTACCGGCACCGCACGCCGCTCTATCATCTGGAACGGCTCAAGGCCCCGGTGCTCATCATCCACGGCGGACGTGATGAGAACGTATCGATTGAGCACGCTTGGCGGCTGGAACGGCGGTTGAAGCAGCTCGGCAAACCGGTCACGGCTTGGTACTTCCCCACGTTCACCCACTATTTTCCGCCGCCAGCCAACCGCAAGACGGTGCAAAGGCTTACACAATGGATGAAACAACAGCCGACGGTGTGA
- a CDS encoding S-ribosylhomocysteine lyase, producing the protein MPSPVESFELDHCAVKAPYVRHCGVHKVGSDGVVNKFDIRFCQPNKEAMDPAAIHTLEHLLAYTLRKHAAKYDHFDIIDISPMGCQTGFYLVVSGSPTVEEIIDLLEETMKDALNATEVPAATERQCGQAKLHDLEAAKELMRFWLSQEKTELKKVFG; encoded by the coding sequence ATGCCTTCACCGGTAGAAAGCTTTGAATTGGATCATTGCGCCGTCAAAGCGCCGTACGTGCGGCATTGCGGCGTTCACAAAGTCGGCAGCGACGGCGTTGTCAATAAGTTCGATATTCGTTTTTGCCAGCCGAACAAAGAAGCGATGGACCCGGCGGCCATTCATACGTTAGAGCACTTGTTGGCGTATACGCTGCGCAAACATGCGGCCAAGTACGATCATTTTGACATTATCGACATCTCGCCGATGGGCTGCCAGACGGGGTTCTACCTTGTCGTGAGCGGATCGCCGACCGTTGAGGAAATCATCGATTTGCTTGAGGAGACGATGAAAGACGCCTTGAATGCGACGGAAGTGCCGGCCGCCACCGAGCGGCAATGCGGCCAAGCGAAGCTGCATGACTTAGAGGCGGCGAAAGAGTTGATGCGCTTTTGGCTGTCGCAAGAGAAAACGGAGCTGAAAAAAGTGTTCGGCTGA
- a CDS encoding MFS transporter yields MKNKTFHFLWIGQSFANFGDVFYIVSVVSYLYHLTSKAMAAALVPFFVTLSLFISGIVAPIFFEKYKLKTLLSYGQMCKTFLLLFLSLFLQWGAEHYTAIVYVFVSLIAFLDGINNPIKNSLVPFIVSKEEILKANSFVNTLDQFIKLSAWPIGSLIVSVGSPFLLINITLLFYVVSSILMFLLHIQEHTKKKTAQGKGLKNFLLSISLGWEYTWRNVHAKSISFMSFFEGIGNGVWISAILYMYVKEQLHVGEEWWGYINSVFFGGMVIGGLLSVKFSQSVEKNQQFFVLFGPFCIAIVTLLFGTTTHGALALLYSALYGIIEQWKLICLQTILQKNARMDALPHVFAVQGVISSVTFGISTLLMSFIADVYGIRFSFYLSVCCFLISGWISYRQRKIWSYKENQKGEITGTIL; encoded by the coding sequence ATGAAAAATAAAACATTTCATTTCCTTTGGATCGGACAATCTTTCGCGAATTTCGGAGATGTGTTCTACATTGTTTCCGTTGTCTCTTACCTATATCATTTGACATCGAAAGCCATGGCTGCCGCATTAGTCCCTTTTTTCGTTACATTGTCGTTATTTATTAGCGGAATCGTCGCACCGATATTTTTCGAAAAATATAAACTAAAAACGTTATTGTCCTACGGACAAATGTGTAAAACATTTCTGCTGCTTTTTCTCTCGCTGTTTTTGCAATGGGGTGCGGAACATTACACTGCGATCGTTTATGTTTTTGTATCATTGATCGCTTTTTTAGATGGGATCAATAATCCGATTAAAAACTCCCTCGTTCCTTTTATCGTTTCCAAGGAGGAAATCTTGAAAGCCAACAGTTTTGTAAACACGTTAGACCAATTCATCAAACTTAGCGCATGGCCGATTGGGAGTTTGATTGTCAGTGTAGGGTCGCCGTTCCTTTTAATCAATATCACCTTATTGTTCTATGTCGTCTCAAGCATTCTCATGTTTCTGTTGCATATACAAGAACATACAAAGAAGAAGACGGCTCAAGGCAAAGGCCTAAAGAACTTTCTCCTTTCGATCAGTCTAGGATGGGAATACACTTGGAGAAATGTGCACGCTAAATCGATTAGCTTCATGTCATTTTTTGAAGGAATCGGAAATGGGGTCTGGATTTCGGCCATCCTTTATATGTATGTGAAAGAACAATTACATGTAGGAGAGGAATGGTGGGGATATATTAACTCTGTTTTCTTTGGCGGCATGGTGATAGGGGGATTGTTAAGCGTTAAGTTTAGTCAATCGGTTGAAAAAAACCAGCAATTTTTTGTATTGTTTGGCCCGTTTTGTATCGCTATTGTCACACTGTTATTTGGCACAACGACGCACGGTGCGCTGGCGCTTCTGTATTCCGCCCTGTACGGGATCATCGAACAATGGAAGCTGATCTGTCTTCAGACGATTCTTCAAAAAAATGCCCGGATGGACGCTCTGCCTCATGTTTTTGCCGTGCAGGGAGTCATTAGTTCCGTAACATTCGGAATTTCCACATTGTTAATGAGCTTTATCGCCGATGTTTACGGGATTCGTTTTTCATTTTATTTGTCTGTTTGCTGCTTTTTGATCAGCGGCTGGATCAGTTATCGTCAGCGGAAAATCTGGAGTTATAAGGAGAACCAAAAAGGAGAAATCACGGGAACTATTTTGTGA
- a CDS encoding DUF2584 domain-containing protein produces MGMPMEVQTVIVTKGKEQRVQGNVFVLEKDGYRLYPLDVPLEVRRTVQSEASGIAVVKKLEWEDNRTTVTYELVSLYSTN; encoded by the coding sequence ATGGGCATGCCGATGGAAGTGCAGACGGTCATTGTGACCAAAGGGAAGGAACAGCGCGTTCAAGGAAATGTGTTTGTGCTGGAAAAAGACGGATACCGCTTGTATCCGCTCGACGTGCCGCTTGAAGTGCGCCGGACCGTACAAAGCGAAGCGAGCGGCATCGCGGTCGTGAAAAAGCTCGAGTGGGAAGACAACCGGACGACGGTGACGTACGAGCTCGTCAGCCTGTATTCGACGAATTGA
- a CDS encoding metal ABC transporter solute-binding protein, Zn/Mn family, whose protein sequence is MRTKSWIVCVFLALFGLLYGCQSNQNPNETQPAKETLTIYTTVYPLEDFTKKIGGDAVEVHNVYPPGAEAHTFEPTTKTIQQIAEADAFIYIGQGMEPFAEKLKETLKNEPVRFLAAADGIDLLESSHEEHGEEHEHNAEEGGGGEHNHGDKDPHVWLDPIRSITIAEQIRDLLIELKPEQKEMFTKNFNTLKAKLEALDQTFQQTVQSAPKKDILVAHAAYGYWEERYGLRQRSVSGLSPTNEPSQKELAALIDWAKRHHIRYVLFERNIPAKTAEMVQHEIGAKALYLHNLETLTDEDRNQHRDYFDLMEENIETIQQALR, encoded by the coding sequence ATGAGAACGAAATCATGGATTGTATGCGTATTTCTCGCTTTATTCGGCCTGCTATACGGCTGCCAAAGCAACCAAAATCCGAACGAGACGCAACCCGCGAAAGAAACGTTAACGATTTATACAACCGTCTACCCGCTCGAAGATTTCACGAAAAAAATCGGCGGCGATGCCGTCGAGGTCCATAACGTTTATCCGCCGGGAGCGGAAGCCCATACGTTCGAACCGACAACGAAAACGATTCAACAGATCGCCGAGGCGGACGCCTTCATTTACATCGGCCAAGGCATGGAGCCTTTCGCTGAAAAGCTAAAAGAAACGTTAAAAAATGAACCTGTTCGCTTTCTCGCTGCTGCCGACGGCATCGACCTCCTTGAATCGTCCCATGAAGAACATGGAGAGGAACATGAACATAACGCCGAAGAAGGCGGCGGAGGGGAACACAATCATGGTGACAAAGACCCTCACGTCTGGCTTGACCCAATCCGTTCGATCACGATCGCCGAACAGATTCGCGACCTGCTGATCGAGCTCAAACCAGAGCAAAAAGAAATGTTTACGAAAAACTTTAACACCTTAAAAGCAAAACTAGAAGCGCTTGATCAAACATTCCAACAAACCGTGCAGTCAGCGCCGAAAAAAGACATTCTCGTCGCCCATGCCGCCTACGGTTATTGGGAGGAACGCTATGGGCTCCGCCAGCGGAGCGTATCCGGCCTGTCACCGACAAACGAACCATCGCAAAAAGAGCTTGCCGCGCTCATCGATTGGGCAAAACGCCATCACATTCGCTATGTTCTTTTTGAGCGCAACATCCCAGCCAAAACTGCGGAAATGGTGCAGCATGAAATCGGCGCCAAGGCGCTCTATTTGCACAACCTTGAAACGCTGACTGACGAAGACAGGAATCAACACCGTGATTACTTCGACTTGATGGAAGAAAATATTGAAACGATTCAACAGGCGCTCCGTTAG
- the ytkD gene encoding RNA deprotection pyrophosphohydrolase, with protein sequence MYEFRDYYGHRVRLAFADHPFSSAPGHVWIICRYQDQWLLTDHPHRGLEFPGGKVESGETAEAAAAREVMEETGGVIGRLSYVGQYEVEPDLVKNMYFANITALLERESYWETNGPVLLSALPDHIRDDRRFSYLMKDDVLPLALAELKRRGWID encoded by the coding sequence ATGTATGAATTTCGTGATTACTACGGGCATCGCGTCCGGCTGGCGTTTGCGGACCATCCGTTTTCCTCGGCCCCCGGGCATGTGTGGATCATTTGCCGCTACCAAGATCAGTGGCTATTGACAGATCATCCGCACCGCGGCCTCGAATTTCCCGGCGGCAAGGTTGAAAGCGGAGAAACGGCTGAGGCGGCCGCTGCCCGTGAGGTGATGGAAGAAACAGGCGGGGTCATTGGCCGTCTTTCCTATGTCGGCCAATACGAGGTCGAGCCGGATCTTGTGAAAAACATGTATTTCGCCAACATTACGGCACTTCTAGAGCGGGAATCGTATTGGGAGACGAACGGCCCGGTGCTGCTTTCGGCGTTGCCGGACCATATCCGCGACGATCGGCGCTTTAGCTATCTCATGAAGGATGATGTGCTTCCATTAGCGCTTGCGGAACTCAAACGGCGCGGGTGGATCGACTAA
- a CDS encoding Rpn family recombination-promoting nuclease/putative transposase — translation MAKQRIDHDRLFKELLSTFFEDFLLLFFPDVYEHIDVHHLSFLSEELFTDVTAGEKHRVDLLVETKVKGEDGLVIVHVEHQSYKQRTFPERMFLYFSRLFQKHRRRILPIAIFSYDERHDEPSSLMIQFPFLTVLDFRFLTVELHKLPWREYIRRDNPVAAALLSKMGYNESEKVEVKKEFLRMLVRLELDEAKQRLLFGFFETYLRLSEAEEIQLRNEVSQMETKEAKQVMELIISYEQRGIEKGIQQGVKQGIEQGLKQGIKQGMKQGIEQGRQKGIEEGKIDVAKKMLAKGYDVDTIHELTGLPAEKIEQLKK, via the coding sequence GTGGCCAAACAGCGAATCGATCACGACCGGTTGTTCAAGGAGCTGCTGTCGACGTTTTTCGAAGACTTTTTGCTTCTTTTCTTTCCTGACGTGTACGAGCACATCGACGTTCACCATCTCTCTTTCCTCTCCGAAGAGCTGTTCACCGACGTGACAGCCGGGGAGAAGCACCGCGTCGACTTGTTGGTCGAAACAAAGGTAAAAGGGGAAGACGGGCTCGTCATCGTTCACGTCGAACATCAAAGCTATAAGCAGCGGACGTTCCCCGAGCGAATGTTCCTCTACTTCAGCCGCTTGTTTCAAAAACACCGCCGCCGCATCCTCCCGATTGCCATCTTCAGCTACGACGAACGCCACGACGAACCTTCCTCATTGATGATTCAATTTCCATTTTTGACGGTTCTTGACTTCCGCTTTCTGACGGTGGAACTGCACAAACTGCCGTGGCGCGAGTACATCCGCCGTGACAATCCGGTTGCCGCCGCCTTGTTAAGCAAAATGGGGTATAATGAAAGCGAGAAGGTGGAAGTGAAAAAGGAGTTTTTGCGCATGCTCGTCCGCCTCGAGCTCGATGAGGCGAAACAGCGGCTGTTGTTTGGGTTTTTTGAAACGTATTTGCGGTTGTCCGAAGCGGAGGAAATCCAACTGCGAAACGAGGTGAGCCAAATGGAGACGAAGGAAGCGAAACAAGTGATGGAGCTCATCATCTCATACGAACAGCGGGGAATCGAGAAAGGCATTCAACAAGGAGTCAAACAAGGAATCGAACAAGGGTTGAAACAAGGAATAAAGCAAGGGATGAAGCAAGGGATTGAACAGGGACGTCAAAAAGGGATCGAGGAAGGGAAAATCGACGTCGCGAAGAAAATGTTGGCGAAAGGGTACGATGTCGACACGATCCACGAGCTGACCGGGCTGCCGGCGGAAAAGATTGAACAGCTGAAGAAGTAA
- a CDS encoding phage holin family protein: MNKPIPMIGVSLFGSLVSLFVGSVDTFVVILLALVIVDYITGIVASALEGRLSSQVGFRGIVRKLLIFVLVAASHLVDLAIGWDMHLIRDAIIFFYIANEFISIVENAGRAGVPIPAVLRKAIELLKDEMK; this comes from the coding sequence GTGAACAAGCCGATTCCGATGATCGGGGTTTCGCTGTTCGGTTCGCTCGTGTCACTGTTCGTCGGCAGCGTGGACACATTTGTAGTCATTTTGCTAGCGTTAGTGATCGTCGATTATATCACCGGTATTGTCGCGAGTGCGTTGGAAGGCAGGCTGTCAAGCCAGGTCGGGTTTCGCGGCATCGTCCGCAAATTGCTTATTTTCGTGCTTGTCGCTGCATCCCATCTCGTCGATTTGGCCATCGGCTGGGATATGCACTTAATTCGTGATGCGATCATATTTTTCTATATTGCCAATGAATTTATCTCGATTGTGGAAAACGCCGGACGGGCCGGCGTTCCGATTCCGGCCGTGCTGCGCAAGGCGATCGAGCTGTTGAAAGATGAGATGAAATGA
- a CDS encoding ABC transporter substrate-binding protein yields MKKWIAWLCSLLLLLPLAACGNGNGQGEKPLKNVRLAEVTHSIFYAPQYVALAKGFFKEEGLDVELTTTWGGDKTMTTLLSGGADIALVGSETSIYVYAQGTDDPVINFAQLTQTDGTFLVSRKKIDHFTWEMLKGSTFLGQRKGGMPQMVGEFVLKQHGIDPHNDLHLIQNVDFANIANAFASGTGDFVQLFEPTASIFEQEGKGYIVASFGTESGRVPYTSYMAKQSYIKANKDVIEKFTRAIYKAQQWVASHSASDIAKAIQPYFKDTDLALIEKVVDRYKSQGTYATDPILDEEEWNHLQTIMDEAGELPKRIDLETLVDSSFAKQAMNE; encoded by the coding sequence ATGAAAAAATGGATCGCATGGTTGTGCTCGCTTCTTCTCCTTCTGCCGCTCGCTGCCTGCGGCAACGGCAACGGCCAAGGAGAAAAGCCGCTGAAAAACGTCCGGCTCGCCGAAGTGACGCACTCGATTTTTTACGCGCCGCAGTACGTCGCCTTAGCGAAAGGCTTCTTTAAAGAAGAAGGGCTCGATGTCGAGCTGACGACGACATGGGGCGGCGACAAAACGATGACGACGCTGCTGTCCGGCGGCGCGGATATCGCTTTGGTCGGCTCGGAAACATCCATTTATGTCTATGCGCAAGGGACGGATGACCCGGTCATCAACTTTGCGCAACTCACGCAAACTGACGGCACGTTTCTCGTTTCCCGCAAAAAAATCGACCACTTTACGTGGGAGATGTTGAAAGGAAGCACGTTTCTCGGCCAGCGGAAAGGCGGCATGCCGCAAATGGTCGGCGAATTTGTGCTGAAACAACACGGCATTGACCCGCACAACGATTTGCATCTCATTCAAAACGTCGATTTCGCCAACATCGCCAACGCGTTTGCGAGCGGGACCGGCGATTTCGTCCAGCTGTTTGAACCGACCGCGAGCATTTTTGAGCAAGAAGGAAAAGGCTACATCGTCGCTTCCTTTGGCACCGAGTCCGGACGCGTCCCGTACACATCGTACATGGCAAAGCAAAGCTATATAAAAGCGAACAAAGACGTCATTGAAAAATTTACGCGCGCCATCTACAAAGCCCAGCAATGGGTGGCATCGCACAGCGCCTCGGACATCGCGAAAGCCATTCAGCCGTATTTCAAAGACACCGATTTGGCCCTCATCGAAAAAGTGGTTGATCGCTACAAAAGCCAAGGCACCTACGCGACCGATCCGATTTTAGATGAAGAAGAATGGAACCACTTGCAAACGATCATGGATGAAGCCGGCGAACTGCCGAAGCGCATCGATCTTGAAACATTAGTGGATTCATCGTTTGCCAAACAGGCGATGAATGAGTAA
- a CDS encoding Dps family protein gives MANQLTDIVNKQIANWTVLYVKLHNYHWYVTGPQFFTLHEKFEQLYNEAAGHIDALAERLLALGGKPVATMKGALEQASVKEATGTETAEQMVAAIAGDFETMIGELKEGMQVADEVGDETTGDMLLGIHRSLEKHVWMLKSFLGR, from the coding sequence ATGGCAAACCAATTAACGGACATTGTCAACAAGCAAATCGCGAACTGGACCGTGTTGTACGTGAAGCTGCACAACTACCATTGGTATGTCACCGGACCGCAATTTTTTACGCTGCATGAGAAGTTTGAACAGCTTTACAACGAAGCGGCCGGCCATATTGACGCGCTCGCCGAGCGGCTGCTGGCGCTTGGCGGCAAACCGGTGGCGACGATGAAAGGCGCATTGGAGCAAGCGTCCGTCAAGGAAGCGACCGGGACGGAAACGGCCGAGCAAATGGTCGCCGCGATTGCCGGCGATTTTGAGACGATGATCGGCGAACTGAAGGAAGGAATGCAAGTGGCGGATGAAGTCGGCGATGAAACGACAGGGGATATGCTGCTTGGCATTCACCGGAGTTTGGAAAAACACGTCTGGATGCTGAAATCGTTTTTGGGACGGTAA
- a CDS encoding ABC transporter permease, which yields MNPSNERIRSLHHNYLAALRKERRVIRLWQAALLVAFFAVWEAASRFHWVDPLLFSSPSAIFKLFLEKIGDHSLLTHTWATLFETMLGFVIGTAGGALIGALLWWFPRLAKTLDPYLVVFNAMPKVALGPMLIVALGPGFTSIIAMGVVISIIITTIVVYASFQEVDPNYVKVLRTFGATRYQCFKEAVLPASFPAIISTLKVNVGLAWVGVITGEFLVSKQGLGYLIIYGFQVFNFTLVLMSLLIVALLSTVMYQLVAMIEKKWSSRR from the coding sequence TTGAATCCGTCTAATGAACGCATCCGCTCGCTGCATCATAACTACCTTGCCGCACTCCGCAAAGAGCGGCGCGTGATCCGCCTTTGGCAAGCCGCACTCCTTGTCGCCTTTTTCGCCGTCTGGGAAGCGGCGAGCCGCTTTCATTGGGTCGATCCGCTCTTGTTCAGCTCTCCGTCCGCCATTTTCAAGCTGTTCTTGGAAAAAATCGGCGATCACTCTCTTCTCACGCATACGTGGGCGACTTTGTTTGAAACGATGCTCGGGTTTGTCATCGGCACGGCCGGCGGCGCGCTGATCGGCGCGTTGCTTTGGTGGTTTCCACGCCTCGCCAAAACGCTGGATCCGTATTTGGTCGTCTTTAACGCCATGCCGAAAGTCGCGCTCGGACCGATGTTGATCGTCGCCCTTGGGCCGGGGTTTACATCCATTATCGCCATGGGCGTCGTCATTTCGATCATCATTACGACGATTGTCGTTTATGCGTCGTTTCAAGAAGTCGACCCGAACTATGTGAAAGTGTTGCGGACGTTCGGCGCCACCCGCTACCAATGTTTCAAAGAAGCGGTGCTGCCGGCGTCGTTTCCGGCGATCATTTCCACGTTGAAAGTAAACGTCGGCCTCGCCTGGGTCGGCGTCATCACCGGCGAGTTTCTCGTTTCCAAACAAGGGCTCGGCTATTTAATTATTTACGGCTTCCAAGTATTCAATTTTACCCTCGTCTTAATGAGTTTACTCATTGTCGCGCTGCTGTCGACGGTGATGTACCAGCTTGTCGCGATGATCGAAAAAAAATGGAGCAGCCGCCGCTAA
- the yidD gene encoding membrane protein insertion efficiency factor YidD — protein MLIRFYQRFLSPLKPPTCRFYPTCSNYGLEAVKRFGALKGGWLTVKRILKCHPFHPGGFDPVPEPSQHLNETK, from the coding sequence ATGCTCATCCGTTTTTACCAACGATTTCTTTCCCCGCTTAAGCCGCCAACTTGCCGTTTTTACCCGACCTGCTCGAATTATGGGCTCGAGGCGGTAAAACGGTTTGGCGCCCTCAAAGGGGGGTGGCTGACAGTGAAGCGGATTTTGAAATGCCATCCGTTTCATCCGGGTGGGTTCGACCCTGTTCCTGAACCATCTCAGCACCTTAATGAAACAAAATAA
- a CDS encoding ABC transporter ATP-binding protein codes for MFLAIDRLSHTYFTKTTAVTALDQVSLSVEKGEFVSFLGPSGCGKTTLLSIIAGLIEPTEGSVCIDGEPLWPRETNAAMARRAGGADSPIRRAVGYMLQQDYLFPWKTIEENILLGLNITGTLTPETKERALALLAEIGLGGVESYYPSQLSGGMRQRAALVRTLATDPKLLLLDEPFSALDQQTKLKLEELVWKTLQQYEKTAVLVTHDIEEAIAMSDRIFLFSPRPGRLVRTFAIPDELRHCPPFAARQHSAFSALFQSIWKEMEALESV; via the coding sequence ATGTTTCTTGCCATTGACCGCCTCTCGCACACGTATTTTACGAAAACGACCGCCGTCACCGCGCTCGATCAAGTGTCGCTGTCCGTCGAGAAAGGAGAGTTCGTCTCCTTTCTCGGCCCCAGCGGCTGCGGCAAAACGACGTTGCTGTCGATCATCGCCGGGCTCATTGAGCCGACGGAAGGATCGGTCTGCATCGACGGCGAACCGCTTTGGCCGCGGGAAACGAACGCCGCTATGGCGCGCCGGGCAGGCGGAGCGGATTCACCGATCCGCCGCGCGGTCGGCTACATGCTTCAGCAAGACTACTTGTTTCCATGGAAAACAATCGAGGAAAACATCTTGCTCGGTCTCAACATCACAGGAACGTTGACGCCAGAAACAAAAGAGCGGGCGCTCGCCCTGCTGGCCGAGATCGGCCTCGGCGGCGTCGAATCGTATTATCCGAGCCAGCTGTCCGGCGGCATGCGCCAGCGCGCCGCCCTCGTGCGCACGTTGGCGACCGACCCGAAGCTGTTGCTGCTCGATGAGCCGTTTTCCGCCCTTGACCAACAGACGAAACTGAAGCTGGAAGAACTTGTATGGAAAACGTTACAGCAATACGAAAAAACCGCGGTGCTCGTCACACATGACATCGAGGAAGCCATCGCCATGAGCGACCGCATTTTCTTGTTTTCGCCGCGGCCAGGCCGCCTTGTGCGGACGTTTGCCATTCCAGATGAGCTGCGGCACTGTCCACCGTTCGCCGCCCGCCAGCATTCGGCGTTTTCCGCGTTGTTTCAATCCATTTGGAAGGAGATGGAGGCCCTTGAATCCGTCTAA